A region of Brevinema andersonii DNA encodes the following proteins:
- a CDS encoding N-acetylmuramoyl-L-alanine amidase family protein codes for MQCRFYFIILMLLSFQNVVFSQKVKESFVVVPKKSTNQHQVPPQTNTVPPKTIQESFVTPEQITNQVREEPQYSEIKGSGREQMVEEYLKNKDQIDTSKRQTLVPTQKAPKPPTYPQNKPTFVPIDAIVLDAGHGGKDPGGIANAIEEKRLVLTLVKKTHALFRSNNKDLSIYVTRKSDNFVSLEERVSKTARWSTKKNILFVSVHGNIAFNKKVEGLEIYTLSDKASDPEALEVERLENAGFTVEDIRQTDTLYSILADLVRDSTRKQSEWLAHYVYDDILRSGHVLGRGLKKANFFVLKYNTVPSILIEVGYMSSPSESLKLKSEDYQNNLAEGIFRGVSRFIEEYNKTEGFTR; via the coding sequence ATGCAGTGTAGATTTTATTTTATTATTTTGATGTTACTTAGTTTTCAAAATGTTGTTTTTTCTCAAAAAGTAAAGGAAAGTTTTGTTGTTGTGCCGAAAAAATCGACAAATCAGCATCAAGTACCTCCTCAAACTAATACAGTGCCACCTAAGACAATCCAAGAATCATTTGTTACTCCTGAACAAATTACTAATCAGGTTCGAGAAGAGCCTCAATATTCTGAAATCAAAGGTTCCGGACGTGAGCAAATGGTAGAAGAATATCTTAAAAATAAAGATCAAATAGATACTTCAAAACGCCAAACATTAGTTCCTACGCAAAAAGCACCAAAACCTCCTACATATCCTCAGAACAAGCCCACTTTTGTACCTATTGATGCTATTGTTTTGGATGCTGGGCATGGTGGGAAAGACCCTGGCGGCATAGCAAATGCTATTGAGGAAAAGAGACTGGTATTGACGCTGGTTAAAAAAACACATGCATTATTTCGTTCGAACAATAAAGATTTATCGATTTATGTAACAAGAAAGTCTGATAATTTTGTTTCTTTGGAAGAACGAGTTTCCAAAACTGCGCGCTGGTCCACCAAAAAGAATATTCTTTTTGTTTCTGTGCATGGAAATATTGCGTTTAATAAAAAAGTAGAAGGACTGGAAATATATACATTATCTGATAAAGCTAGTGATCCTGAAGCTTTGGAAGTGGAACGTCTTGAAAATGCTGGTTTTACGGTAGAAGATATCCGGCAAACTGATACTTTGTATTCGATTTTAGCAGATCTTGTTCGTGACAGTACGCGCAAACAATCTGAGTGGCTTGCTCACTATGTTTATGATGATATCCTACGTAGTGGTCATGTGTTGGGACGCGGTCTTAAGAAAGCTAATTTTTTTGTGTTAAAATATAATACAGTACCGTCGATTTTGATAGAAGTAGGATATATGTCCAGTCCTTCAGAAAGCCTAAAACTCAAATCTGAGGATTATCAAAATAATCTGGCTGAAGGAATTTTTAGAGGAGTTTCTCGGTTTATCGAAGAGTATAATAAAACTGAAGGATTCACTCGATGA
- a CDS encoding flagellar filament outer layer protein FlaA: MRQVKIVISFMLALGVFVPINAIESTLIDFTTYNDNIRQVMEKDQEVYEQIVAEKPELDIRNGGWPDFKFEADDWNLENWRVVLNASSKTVENDKDSLTKNTPSKQYGNVLGIRLNFHPWKNAFWATVTKPFYFSPTYTDGKFVSQDDNNKDNGLAIGLLVNVGQIRSVQSWMYGLNFKYNAGIRVRNEFNQLIEFGMGSLYYEGWRRLGWHNPYYLEDVNDWTPTKNPLYPYSLPYVKFDSLAFYKPEGQDSQYFITYVKDVTMDYDYAVYREDADIDDEAIWHIISTEAINKRVSISQKLAEELLLRRNLLKLKQVSEDATTNQQQQAAGN, translated from the coding sequence ATGAGACAAGTAAAAATTGTCATTTCGTTTATGTTAGCTCTTGGTGTCTTTGTGCCAATAAATGCAATCGAAAGCACCTTGATTGATTTTACGACCTACAACGATAATATTCGTCAGGTTATGGAGAAAGATCAAGAAGTTTATGAGCAGATTGTTGCAGAAAAACCTGAGTTAGATATCCGTAACGGAGGATGGCCTGATTTCAAATTTGAAGCAGATGATTGGAATCTAGAAAATTGGAGAGTTGTTTTGAATGCGTCATCCAAAACAGTTGAAAATGATAAAGATTCTTTGACGAAAAATACTCCTAGCAAACAATATGGTAACGTACTAGGTATTCGTTTAAATTTTCATCCTTGGAAGAATGCATTTTGGGCTACTGTGACTAAACCTTTTTATTTTTCACCAACTTATACCGATGGAAAATTTGTTTCGCAAGATGATAATAACAAGGATAATGGTTTGGCTATAGGATTGTTAGTTAATGTTGGCCAAATAAGATCTGTTCAATCATGGATGTATGGTCTTAATTTTAAATATAATGCAGGAATTCGAGTTCGGAATGAATTTAATCAATTAATAGAATTTGGTATGGGATCTTTATATTATGAAGGTTGGAGACGTCTTGGATGGCATAATCCTTATTATTTAGAAGATGTTAATGATTGGACACCAACTAAAAATCCTTTATATCCTTATTCTTTACCTTATGTTAAATTTGATTCTTTAGCTTTTTATAAACCTGAAGGTCAAGATAGTCAGTATTTTATTACTTATGTAAAAGATGTAACTATGGATTATGATTATGCTGTTTATCGAGAAGATGCAGATATAGATGATGAAGCGATTTGGCATATTATTTCTACAGAAGCTATTAATAAAAGAGTTTCTATTTCTCAGAAGCTAGCTGAAGAGTTACTTTTAAGAAGAAATCTTCTGAAATTAAAACAAGTTTCTGAAGATGCAACTACAAATCAACAGCAGCAAGCTGCAGGTAACTAG
- a CDS encoding GerMN domain-containing protein produces MNIFKKIAAKLKFLLYRFKKESFFVFIGFVLFTVIRLVFIVAATNTFYYQNKNNSKFLHERRRIKPLQFESPLQALVRLYISGGLNYDAKIPFSSESQILGIYHDSQMKNLVLDWNSFFVRDLQNDNIDTDMKLLFKTLKENTSVEMVYFLVEGGLNGLYWNDMLLDKGINLKNKF; encoded by the coding sequence ATGAATATTTTTAAAAAAATTGCAGCAAAATTAAAATTTTTGTTATACCGTTTTAAAAAAGAATCATTTTTTGTTTTTATTGGATTTGTTTTATTTACTGTTATACGTTTAGTTTTTATTGTTGCTGCAACAAATACTTTTTATTACCAAAACAAAAATAACAGCAAATTTTTACATGAAAGACGGAGAATTAAACCTTTACAATTTGAAAGTCCACTTCAAGCATTAGTGCGTCTTTATATTTCTGGAGGTTTAAATTATGATGCAAAAATTCCTTTTTCTTCTGAATCTCAAATTTTGGGAATTTATCACGACAGCCAGATGAAAAATTTAGTGCTCGATTGGAACAGTTTTTTTGTAAGAGATCTTCAAAATGATAATATCGATACAGATATGAAATTGTTATTTAAAACATTGAAGGAAAATACAAGTGTTGAAATGGTATATTTTCTTGTTGAGGGTGGTCTAAATGGATTGTACTGGAATGATATGTTGCTTGATAAAGGAATTAATTTGAAAAATAAATTTTAA
- the rplQ gene encoding 50S ribosomal protein L17, which translates to MRHGKKIAKLSKSRSMRNALFRNLAQSLFKYESVKTTLTKAKALRPFAEKLITKAKTNSLHNKRLVLKKIYDRTIMVKLFDDIAPRFQNKQGGYLRISKLGFRPADGAEMAVIELVESE; encoded by the coding sequence ATGCGTCATGGAAAGAAAATTGCAAAATTAAGTAAATCTCGAAGCATGCGTAATGCTCTTTTTCGTAACTTAGCGCAATCATTATTCAAATATGAAAGTGTGAAAACAACTTTAACAAAAGCAAAAGCACTGCGTCCTTTTGCAGAAAAGCTAATTACAAAAGCAAAAACAAATAGTCTTCATAATAAAAGACTTGTTCTTAAAAAAATCTATGATAGAACAATTATGGTTAAATTATTTGATGATATAGCCCCCCGTTTTCAAAATAAACAAGGCGGTTATTTGCGTATTTCTAAACTTGGTTTTCGTCCGGCAGATGGAGCAGAAATGGCTGTAATTGAACTAGTAGAATCAGAATAA
- a CDS encoding type III pantothenate kinase, which yields MIAAFDIGNTNIKAYLFDNDNNIIARKSRPSPDLFEPERWKYFLDDLVTLNPGFAIAEKRISCVSWKIFLALRVFLGYDSPQSFNPHCKFNTDLFYLPADSPFVFDAMVPIDTTFVSGSVGSDRLLAAYSLYKMYGGSNFLASLGTATTIDLITNAEIFFSGIVAPGLDASYNGLLLRAPHLLSMSQLPTPEKLLGTTLEQALSSGIFMGHAVMVESLFSRMKRDAALEGDINLVLTGGRAYSVSPYIRLAHTVREDLVAYGLALMPSWQKSIDQLKVDDLIPQEDTQAEYNTKNDNFPSEDQPVDEI from the coding sequence GTGATTGCTGCTTTTGACATTGGAAATACGAATATTAAAGCATATCTTTTTGATAATGATAATAATATTATTGCTCGAAAGTCTCGGCCTTCACCAGATTTATTTGAACCGGAGCGTTGGAAATATTTTTTGGATGACCTTGTTACATTAAATCCTGGTTTTGCTATTGCAGAAAAAAGGATTTCATGTGTTAGTTGGAAAATTTTTTTAGCACTTAGAGTTTTTTTAGGTTATGATAGCCCCCAATCTTTTAACCCTCATTGTAAATTTAATACGGATTTATTTTATCTGCCTGCGGATTCGCCTTTTGTTTTTGATGCTATGGTTCCAATTGATACAACTTTTGTTTCAGGATCAGTTGGGTCTGATCGTTTATTAGCTGCGTACAGTCTGTATAAAATGTATGGTGGATCTAATTTTTTAGCTAGCTTAGGCACTGCAACAACCATAGATTTAATTACAAATGCGGAAATATTTTTTAGTGGTATTGTTGCACCAGGGCTTGATGCTAGTTATAATGGACTGTTGTTACGTGCTCCGCATCTTCTTTCTATGTCTCAATTGCCAACCCCGGAGAAATTATTGGGTACTACGCTAGAACAAGCTTTGTCGAGCGGAATTTTTATGGGTCATGCTGTCATGGTAGAATCACTTTTCAGCCGAATGAAACGAGATGCAGCTCTTGAAGGAGATATAAATTTAGTGCTAACAGGAGGTCGTGCGTATAGTGTGAGCCCGTATATTCGTTTGGCTCATACAGTACGAGAGGATTTGGTGGCATATGGATTAGCATTAATGCCTTCTTGGCAAAAATCTATTGATCAACTCAAAGTTGATGACTTAATACCTCAGGAAGACACACAGGCAGAATATAATACGAAAAATGATAATTTTCCATCGGAAGATCAACCAGTGGATGAAATTTGA
- the gatB gene encoding Asp-tRNA(Asn)/Glu-tRNA(Gln) amidotransferase subunit GatB, with the protein MSYEPVIGLEVHVQLNTQTKIFCTCPLSFGLTPNTAVCPVCLGYPGALPVLNEAAVEKAVLAGLALNSGINLLSRFDRKNYFYPDLPKGYQITQNYFPIATGGYIPVHLSDGTKRKIMIHHMHLEEDAGKLIHNEHENFSRVDLNRAGTPLLEIVSEPDMRSSEEAYTYLRELRTLMRYVDVSDVNLEEGSLRCDANVSVRKVGASEFGTKVEIKNLNSFNGIRKAIDYEIERQIALLESGGTVEQETRLFDANKNQTFSMRSKATAADYRYFPEPDLVDVILSQEKIDNWKKSIPESPFEKRSRYLEQFSLPLNDCNTLVDDPKLADYFEETLQLAQQDPKKTANWILTETMSRMNDQKLNIIQFSQKITPSDTAELLNLIHDGTISGKIAKDVYDSMLSTGKKASVLVEERGLKQVSNTVELEVLIQKILDNNPQQVEQYKAGKDKLFGFFVGELMKATKGQANPVLANKILKEKLQ; encoded by the coding sequence ATGAGTTATGAACCAGTAATAGGATTGGAAGTGCATGTGCAGCTAAATACTCAAACAAAAATATTTTGTACTTGCCCTTTGAGTTTTGGACTGACTCCTAATACTGCTGTATGTCCTGTATGCCTTGGTTATCCAGGTGCTTTACCTGTTTTAAATGAAGCAGCTGTTGAGAAAGCGGTCTTAGCAGGATTAGCACTTAATTCTGGTATTAATTTATTATCGCGCTTTGATAGAAAAAATTATTTTTATCCTGATTTGCCAAAAGGCTATCAAATTACTCAAAATTATTTCCCTATTGCCACTGGAGGATATATTCCGGTACATTTAAGTGATGGGACAAAACGTAAAATTATGATACATCACATGCATCTTGAGGAGGATGCCGGTAAGTTGATACATAATGAGCATGAAAATTTTAGCCGAGTTGACTTAAATCGTGCTGGAACTCCTTTATTGGAAATTGTTTCAGAACCAGATATGCGTAGTTCTGAGGAAGCATATACTTATCTACGCGAGCTTCGCACCTTAATGAGATATGTGGATGTTAGTGATGTTAATTTGGAAGAAGGTTCTTTACGTTGTGATGCTAATGTGTCAGTTAGAAAAGTTGGTGCTTCTGAGTTTGGGACAAAAGTAGAAATTAAAAATCTTAATTCTTTTAATGGCATTCGTAAAGCGATTGATTACGAGATTGAGCGTCAAATTGCACTTTTAGAGTCGGGAGGCACGGTCGAACAAGAAACCAGGTTGTTTGATGCGAATAAAAATCAAACATTTAGCATGAGATCAAAAGCTACAGCAGCAGATTACCGTTATTTTCCGGAACCGGATCTTGTTGATGTTATACTTTCCCAGGAAAAGATTGATAATTGGAAAAAATCGATCCCGGAATCACCATTTGAAAAACGGTCGCGTTACTTGGAACAGTTTTCGCTTCCTCTGAATGATTGTAATACTTTAGTAGATGACCCAAAATTAGCAGACTATTTTGAAGAAACTTTACAGTTAGCACAACAAGATCCTAAAAAGACAGCAAATTGGATTTTGACGGAAACAATGAGTCGAATGAATGATCAAAAATTAAATATTATTCAATTTTCTCAAAAAATTACTCCTTCAGATACTGCGGAATTATTGAATTTGATTCATGATGGCACGATTAGCGGCAAAATTGCGAAAGATGTTTATGACAGCATGTTAAGTACGGGGAAAAAAGCATCTGTTTTGGTGGAAGAAAGAGGTTTAAAACAAGTGAGTAATACAGTTGAATTAGAAGTATTAATTCAAAAAATATTAGATAATAATCCACAACAAGTAGAACAGTACAAAGCCGGTAAAGATAAACTGTTTGGTTTTTTTGTTGGAGAATTAATGAAAGCAACAAAAGGACAAGCAAATCCTGTGCTTGCAAATAAGATTTTGAAAGAGAAACTTCAGTGA